The region ctgagtgtatggctctggaagctagctgctgctgctccggtatctccccggctacaagtccataaacacactcaatcaaatactaaacactgcactgggtaaaatgactcttttacccttggtcaaagtcaactctcagacaaagtcaactctcggtcaaagtcaacccatagttgacctgactcgccgagttcggccgccaactcgccgagtccctattctcactcctcgactcaactcgctgctactcgtcgagtatggcatcgactcgacgagtactctcccgatccaagcactcagacaatcttcatccgactcgccgagtcctatgaacaactcgacgagttgttcttgagcttaagaatattgccttggactcgccgagttgtatgaacaactcgccgagtcccccgattactgagtctaccttcaaactcgctgagtccactcccttactcactggtcccactcgataCCGCTcgaaaggaagaaatcggggactcgcgactagactcgccgagtcgttcttccgactcgccgagtcaccgccatgcaactattctacactcgattctgatcgaatccaatacatacaaatgatagatctgagtccaataagttgatttaccacgtaaagtttccaactttacgtgtacaaacgcatgaacaagggaataaatgctaaaagatgcttaaaaggggtagatctagggttaatgtgcaaaatagctccataaaggcaatagatatgggctctacaactcctaaatgaacagatctaaggttatctcggcataagagagcttccatatcaatATAAGGCTTTAGAAAGGCAtaaacaagatctagaaagggtttcaaagcataaaagggaaggaaatctgaagaatacctcaaagagctgttgctttcccttgaatctctgctctacaatccttctccttgctcctttcttcttctccttcttcaagccttcacaattagcacacaaaatcacttagaattgctcaagaacgaattagggttttctcacagctttagagggtgaaggaggcgggattgggggctataaggtggcttaaatagtgggcaacccggggatttagggtttctcccagacgggcagactcgccgagtccagaatatggactcgccgagtcgccagctaatcacgtgctcgaaatcccgaccctactcggcgagtcaggctatgaactcgccgagtccctcttgcaaaacttcaaaataaataccaaggaattaccatACCGGACACGGGTCGTTACAAGTAGAATGAATAggaagaatcaattaggtagaaagataaaagtttctccaatctgaaaagaggggagagtacttaagtatcgtgttttatgattaacttagtgattatgaaaccgtgtcacaattgatcttctaaggacaccttagtacactagtatggctaagaagaggaatcagaaattgttgaaatggttaagtcaaaaggtgaatcatacttcgttccaaaatcaagtcttagagtcatactccgagattgtgacttgagtaaCATCATCtcaaaaaggtttataacactcatcaaatgtagagtagaAAAGTATCTTACTcctgcacgtttgaaattggtaagttgtgatgtttaggataagacaaagaccgactaggaccaattgtgtgaagtgcttgtcttgataagaacccgcACGAACTCTTGAATATtagtttgtcaaggaatgtttcttgacaagagaattttatatgtcaagaggtcagtgggagtctaaatgatcttgaaaagtttaaagaactaatcaagagtaaacctattgttaaacattagcacacgacttaaggtttataacctatcgtgttaacatattcttgtttctgtgcccattccatttaaagttgaatatgcatgtgagtcctatgatttctcatttgaatgcataaaagcaaagcaccttaatcaatgaaagttcattgatctgcaTGGGTGAGCTgcaaaactacttggaagacatggtaggcccttgtactgccaggtggcaagaaattaagattgaacaagttcactccatatgagtttggatttgtcacaaacattgtcttatgattatggttatgacaaattcgcatggatacactactagaaaaacagccttttacgacgcgcaaatgcgcgtcaaggaaggccctgtcataaagagagacgacgcgcatttacgacgcgcgtttacgacacgcaatgcgtatcaaggaaggccctgtcataaaggaagacgacacacattcgcgtgtcgtaaccttacgacgtgcgtgttaatgacacgcaatgcgtatcaagaaagcccctgtcaagaaaggccatgtcataaatgaagatgacacacatttttgcgtatcgtaaatttaaatgtttaaaaaaataaatttatatatttattaatttttaaattaaattttcatttaatttattataatagaaataaaataccatatacaaaaaatacaatccattgcataatataaaataaaatttcatactcaaaaaataaaataaattgcacaaattataatgttatacaaagaatcattcaaatgttaaacaaaaataatacattgctaacatgtgttatacattcctataaaactaacaaataatcatacaactctgtttcttactggaaaggaatgctaaacatggttaCAAGTCTctcttaatcttgattactcacctgcttaagtagaatgttgttgttgaaaaggttacctagcaacagagaaaaacacaacacctctcccacaatcacaacatcatttacagaaaaagggttgtcaattactttcatCATCACAACccgttttttattaaataaaaaaggaAAGATTAATTAATCACTTACAAAAAAGTTTTGACACTCAAACAAATCTGCCCGTTGAGATTCAGCCTGCCCGATTTCATTAGAACACAAACACAATCTGGACAAGAATTACTCTCACTTCCCTCAAAAAACCCTGAAGTGAATAAAATGTTccaaaattattcaaaaatatcatattttctcAAAATGAGGTTTTCCACATTAACCAACTCCTAACATTTTctcaaaaatattatttaaacatcatttacattttttctttttaaaaaagaaaaaacataagGTACCTCAGTTAAACACAAAACTTTAGTTGGAATCTCATTAGGTAATCTAGGTAATCCGGGAAGATTAAACCCTGCAAGTGCCAAGTGTTAGCATCTTCTCCACGTGTTCGAATACAACACAGAGCCGTTTTACATCTTGGATTATTTCCATATCACCTGGTAGCTTGTTTGCTGTCAATGCAATAAGTCAAATTaaaaaaatgactattttacccttgtgtCTAAAAATTATAAATGAGACATTACACATACCTTGTAAAGGCTTCAATGCAGAAGCAATGGTGAAGTATAATTGGTCGATTTTTATTGTCATGTTCTTTAACCCACCAAATCTAGTCTGGTTAAGAGTGTCAGCTGCAGCTCTGAAAGCAGTACACACCATTTGCTCTAGTAATTGATGTGGTCTTACTGTTTCCAGATTTTGAACACCTCTTATTTTTCTTGACCCACCCATCGATAGATACAAACGGTAATACTGCCATGAGAACAATATATAACCGATAATTATAACTTGATATATCTACAAGATGCATGAATGGAAAGATGTTGACAAAACGGTTATAATTTGGTCAAATGACTGTTTGTCTAATTTTTCAATACTTGAGCAAATAGTTTGCATTTTGTGAGATGGTACACCACATATCTCTAGCATTCCATCTAGTAACTTTTTATGGTTCAACTTTATCTGTGCATGGTGGAATGTCACTTAAGTAGAAGAAAAGATAAGGAAATGAAATTGAAAATGTGACTAAAACACTTACCTCATAATCACCAATGTTTAGCTCATCTAGTAGTTCAACCAAGATCCTAACCACCTCAAAGTCAGTTGCTATCGTTTCATCACCAGCAATGTCAAAATCACATTGATAAAATTCACGGTGTCTTGCTTTAGATGGGTTGTCTCTTCTATACACTTTTGCAATTTGGTACCTTCTGAAAGATGTAAGACCATTCATAGCAACATATCTCGCAAATGAAACCGTCAAGTCATACCGGAGGGAACAAATCTCCCCAccctaaaaaaaaacaaaaactttgCCCAATGGCTATCAAAGGATATATCACtgcttaaaaaaaataataaaacaaaaatatataacCTGGTCAGCTAGATCACAAATCAACTTTGAATCTTCACCGTATTTTCCTGTAAGAGTTTCCCTCAGTTCAAACACAGGAGTATCAAGTGTCATTGCACCGTGCCTCTTAAAGACATTGCCAACGATTGCAAATGCTTTCTCTCATACAACCATTTGTTCTTTTGCAAAATCACGAGTCCCCTGTAAAGTTTAAAAAGTaagataattatatatatatatatcaatcaagaaacaaataaatattttatCAAAGATAAAACATAAGCATGCATGGTATTATTACTTTGGCAAGCTTCGGAAGCCTTCTGCTTTCATTGCTTTCAACGACTTGTTTTATTTTCGATAGTAGACTTTCAAAGTGGGAAAGGAAACATTGTGCCACTTTCTCCGGGAGAGTTGAGCATGAGTTGTCGTTTACATTGTTAGCCACAGACAAAGACAGTAAATTATCTTTTATAAACTGCATCAAAAGAGTTGTGCCTTTTCCCATAACCTTCTTTTTCTTGTTGGGTTTCTCATCAATACCCTCTTCCCCTTTCATACTCCCCTCCAATGATATAAACGAAATTGTGGCTTCCCAAGAAAGAATCTTTCTTACAGCCTtggacaaaatataaatttcatgcAATGATTCGACATACTTGTCTTCCAACTCAAACTTTGC is a window of Lactuca sativa cultivar Salinas chromosome 1, Lsat_Salinas_v11, whole genome shotgun sequence DNA encoding:
- the LOC111913615 gene encoding LOW QUALITY PROTEIN: histidine--tRNA ligase, cytoplasmic (The sequence of the model RefSeq protein was modified relative to this genomic sequence to represent the inferred CDS: substituted 2 bases at 2 genomic stop codons), with amino-acid sequence MTKNFPELGLRKEDCVEGSWIDYVIYWAYFNNTTEDTVKVNFTDRGALLDHTASSLAPVADAVAALSCEALKADTSTAFSFTDSGDGCSDKDVTYVSSVMKVLLNGSKLCGNLXCDQVDNIPIVHGRLRSLYKSVHSSTRIAVNSSTPFANGNGSVSEDLTGLFSSLARALKNLGKSSWHRAHICLKGFENHNLYPTLVDSFNVGCPGLDRLNNSIKAAAKFELEDKYVESLHEIYILSKAVRKILSWEATISFISLEGSMKGEEGIDEKPNKKKKVMGKGTTLLMQFIKDNLLSLSVANNVNDNSCSTLPEKVAQCFLSHFESLLSKIKQVVESNESRRLPKLAKGTRDFAKEQMVVXEKAFAIVGNVFKRHGAMTLDTPVFELRETLTGKYGEDSKLICDLADQGGEICSLRYDLTVSFARYVAMNGLTSFRRYQIAKVYRRDNPSKARHREFYQCDFDIAGDETIATDFEVVRILVELLDELNIGDYEIKLNHKKLLDGMLEICGVPSHKMQTICSSIEKLDKQSFDQIITYYRLYLSMGGSRKIRGVQNLETVRPHQLLEQMVCTAFRAAADTLNQTRFGGLKNMTIKIDQLYFTIASALKPLQANKLPGDMEIIQDVKRLCVVFEHVEKMLTLGTCRV